Proteins from a genomic interval of Watersipora subatra chromosome 10, tzWatSuba1.1, whole genome shotgun sequence:
- the LOC137406757 gene encoding uncharacterized protein has translation MDNQRSDRPDRRTAFVARELRRHDIDIAALQDTRIADEDQMTDVGSGYTFYWKGRDAKDHRLYGEGFAVKNELVKHMDHLPVGISDRLMTLQLNISKNRKATLISAYAPTLMAEQEDKELFYSALDDTVSHIPRADKVVFL, from the coding sequence ATGGACAATCAGCGCAGTGATCGACCTGACCGTCGCACAGCTTTTGTGGCACGTGAGCTCAGAAGACATGATATTGATATTGCTGCACTACAGGATACAAGAATTGCTGATGAGGACCAGATGACAGACGTGGGAAGTGGTTATACATTCTATTGGAAAGGGAGAGATGCTAAAGATCATAGGCTGTATGGAGAAGGTTTTGCTGTTAAAAATGAGCTTGTTAAGCACATGGACCATCTTCCTGTCGGCATTTCAGATCGACTGATGACCTTACAACTAAACATCAGTAAGAACAGGAAAGCAACACTAATCAGTGCCTATGCTCCGACCCTGATGGCCGAGCAAGAGGATAAAGAGCTATTCTATTCAGCTCTTGATGACACTGTATCGCATATTCCTAGAGCCGACAAGGTTGTGTTTCTTTGA